The Gemmata palustris genome includes a region encoding these proteins:
- a CDS encoding thermonuclease family protein produces the protein MSFTSLRFAPPSTAILSAAATSVFASLASIPRKGEAGFYEARDAMQMLIKGKEVRCVVRKREKYGRLLGECSTADSASLSDAMLANKLAVVDPIVETKTGDS, from the coding sequence ATGTCTTTTACGTCTTTGCGCTTTGCGCCGCCATCGACGGCGATACTCTCCGCTGCGGCGACGAGCGTGTTCGCCTCGCTCGCATCGATACCCCGAAAAGGCGAGGCCGGGTTCTACGAAGCGAGAGACGCCATGCAGATGCTTATCAAGGGCAAAGAGGTCAGATGTGTCGTGCGGAAGCGTGAGAAGTACGGCCGCCTGCTGGGCGAGTGTTCGACGGCCGACTCAGCTTCGCTCTCCGACGCGATGCTGGCAAACAAGTTGGCTGTAGTGGACCCCATTGTCGAGACCAAAACCGGCGATTCTTAG